The proteins below come from a single Ruegeria sp. SCSIO 43209 genomic window:
- a CDS encoding CPBP family intramembrane glutamic endopeptidase, whose amino-acid sequence MSKNTEWVETPVTNSRLRIEFVLFFVAVPIAIATMFPPNWMFPSLFAFTGLGILLLQDTPGFSWAELRYGWRNWSWTEVFAFTLFMAAFCSALVLWARPDAAFVLLLHRPEMLIFICIGYPLLSALPQELLFRSLFFRRYHAILPEGRAAYLLNAGLFSLAHLMYWSWVVAIMTFVGGLLFTWAYRKRGSFFYAVLLHAIAGNIIFAAGLGVYFYSGNVQRPF is encoded by the coding sequence TTGAGCAAAAATACCGAATGGGTGGAGACCCCTGTTACCAACTCACGCCTCAGGATTGAGTTTGTGCTCTTCTTTGTGGCGGTTCCCATAGCCATCGCGACAATGTTCCCGCCAAACTGGATGTTCCCCTCGCTTTTTGCGTTTACCGGACTGGGCATACTGCTGCTGCAGGATACGCCCGGTTTTTCCTGGGCGGAGCTTCGGTATGGCTGGCGAAACTGGTCGTGGACCGAAGTCTTTGCATTTACCCTGTTCATGGCTGCCTTCTGTTCCGCCCTGGTGCTGTGGGCGCGACCGGATGCAGCCTTTGTTTTGCTGCTGCATCGGCCAGAGATGTTGATATTCATCTGTATCGGCTACCCGTTGTTGTCCGCTCTGCCACAAGAGCTGCTTTTCCGCTCTCTCTTTTTCCGACGCTATCACGCGATCCTACCTGAAGGGCGGGCCGCATACCTTTTGAACGCTGGCCTGTTTTCGCTTGCGCACCTCATGTACTGGAGCTGGGTAGTAGCCATCATGACTTTCGTCGGAGGCCTCCTGTTCACCTGGGCCTACCGCAAGCGCGGATCATTCTTTTATGCAGTTCTTCTGCACGCAATTGCCGGTAATATTATCTTTGCGGCAGGGCTGGGCGTCTATTTCTACTCGGGCAACGTGCAAAGGCCGTTTTGA
- a CDS encoding aminotransferase class IV family protein has translation MESPLRPPTEPDFRLIETLAYRPGQGFVRLDRHLARMAHTAQKFGIDFDRTAAWTILDASLGEIALRCRLTLDADGKFELTSGELTANPPVWRVDLAKQRLSSSDIWLGYKTTRRAVYDMARAGLPLSVDELLFLNERDELCEGTITNLFLTMPDGRRLTPSLQCGLLPGVLREELLDNKEVTESVLTLTDLKNAQSIHCGNSLRGLIRAELVAP, from the coding sequence ATGGAAAGCCCGCTTCGCCCACCAACTGAGCCTGATTTCCGTCTGATCGAAACTTTGGCCTACAGGCCGGGGCAGGGGTTCGTCAGGCTTGATCGTCATTTGGCCCGCATGGCGCACACAGCACAGAAGTTCGGCATTGATTTTGACCGAACCGCCGCTTGGACGATTTTGGATGCGAGTTTGGGTGAGATTGCATTGCGCTGCCGTTTGACCTTGGACGCGGATGGCAAATTTGAACTGACGTCCGGAGAATTGACTGCCAATCCGCCCGTCTGGCGTGTGGATTTGGCCAAACAGAGACTATCATCATCGGATATCTGGCTGGGTTACAAAACGACCCGACGGGCCGTCTATGACATGGCGCGGGCGGGCTTGCCGTTAAGTGTTGATGAGCTTTTGTTTTTGAACGAACGGGATGAGCTTTGCGAGGGAACTATCACGAACCTGTTCCTGACCATGCCCGACGGCAGACGACTGACGCCCTCACTGCAATGCGGATTGCTTCCCGGGGTTTTGCGCGAGGAATTGTTGGATAATAAAGAAGTTACCGAATCCGTTCTGACCTTGACCGATCTAAAAAACGCGCAATCTATCCACTGTGGAAATTCCCTTCGCGGGCTGATCCGTGCGGAGCTTGTGGCACCTTGA
- a CDS encoding aminodeoxychorismate synthase component I, with the protein MQLRIRFDQGPAGRGTRFERPSRIIRADNAAEVPQALAALDQARADGVWLAGYASYELGYVLEPRLADRLPEGRRLPLLCFGVFDAPDRVGLPKASGSVTAFQPRWDEARYTQAFRTVHEAIGAGDIYQANLTFPIDLDVTGDSVALYAALAAGQPVGHGALVEQEGLPDLLSRSPELFFRTDAEGRIETRPMKGTQPRSEDPVEDERRRAFLSSDEKNRAENLMIVDLLRNDISRVALAGSVKVPELFKVETYATVHQMVSLVQAQLHLGVGLSDILTALFPCGSITGAPKIRAMEILSELEPWPRDVYCGTIGWAAPDGRSEFNVAIRTLMVEGGKATLNVGGGLVWDSTAPSEYEEALWKARFAHQLSLISV; encoded by the coding sequence ATGCAATTGCGTATTCGTTTCGATCAAGGACCAGCTGGGCGCGGAACCCGGTTTGAGCGTCCGTCCCGGATTATTCGCGCGGATAACGCGGCGGAGGTGCCCCAGGCTCTGGCGGCGCTGGATCAGGCGCGCGCGGATGGGGTCTGGCTGGCAGGGTACGCAAGTTATGAGCTGGGCTACGTGCTAGAACCACGTCTGGCAGACCGGCTGCCAGAAGGACGACGCCTGCCACTACTGTGTTTCGGTGTGTTTGACGCACCGGATCGCGTTGGACTGCCAAAGGCGTCGGGCAGTGTCACTGCGTTTCAGCCCCGCTGGGACGAGGCGCGATATACGCAGGCCTTTCGTACAGTGCATGAGGCGATTGGTGCGGGGGACATTTATCAGGCAAATCTGACCTTCCCAATTGATCTCGATGTAACCGGAGACAGCGTCGCGCTTTATGCGGCGCTTGCGGCTGGTCAACCCGTCGGCCACGGCGCCTTGGTTGAGCAGGAGGGGCTGCCTGATCTGCTGAGCCGCTCGCCCGAACTGTTTTTCCGAACCGACGCCGAGGGCCGGATCGAAACGCGCCCGATGAAGGGAACTCAACCGCGCAGCGAGGACCCAGTCGAAGACGAGCGTCGACGCGCTTTCCTGTCTTCGGATGAAAAGAACCGGGCCGAAAATCTGATGATCGTCGATCTGCTGCGCAACGATATTAGCCGGGTCGCGCTGGCCGGATCGGTGAAAGTCCCCGAGCTGTTCAAGGTTGAGACCTATGCGACTGTCCATCAGATGGTCTCGCTTGTGCAGGCGCAGTTACACCTTGGCGTAGGCCTTTCTGATATTCTGACCGCCTTGTTCCCGTGCGGATCAATCACCGGAGCGCCAAAGATTCGCGCGATGGAGATCCTGTCCGAACTGGAACCTTGGCCTCGCGATGTTTACTGCGGAACCATCGGTTGGGCGGCCCCGGACGGTCGGTCGGAATTCAACGTGGCCATCCGGACCCTCATGGTTGAAGGCGGCAAGGCGACCCTTAACGTAGGCGGCGGGCTGGTCTGGGACAGCACCGCGCCATCGGAATATGAGGAGGCGCTATGGAAAGCCCGCTTCGCCCACCAACTGAGCCTGATTTCCGTCTGA